From bacterium:
ACACGAGGCCTTACATTCCCAGACCCATAATCATCCCGGTCCCAGTCGACGAAAAGGCCCAGGCTTAAGGACAAAGCACACTATTATAGAATAGACGGAAAAATTAAAAGGCGGCTTTTAAATAAGCCGCCTTTTTTTATTCAGCCGATCAGTTCTCTTATTTTATCGGAAAGTTCCGCCATCTTGAACGGCTTGGTGATGTAATGGTCGGCTCCGGCCAAAAGCCCGGTCTCGATGTCCTTGCCGGATGTTTTGGCGGTGACCATTATCACTTTTATGCCCATGGTCAGCGGATCATTTTTTATCCGGCGGCAGAGTTCAAACCCATCCAGGCCGGGCATCATCACATCCAGCACCGCCAGCTCTGGCAGCAGTTGGCGGATCTGGTTCAAAGCGGCCAGTCCGTCCGAAGCCTGAATGACCTCATAGTTATCCCGGGATAAAAGTTCGGAGATCAAAAACAGCACATTGCGGTCGTCATCAACCACTAATATTTTTTTGGGCTTCACGGTAATTTTTTCCATATCCTAATTATACCTTATTCAGCTTGTTTTTTCAACTGGCATTTTAGGGCCGCTCTTCCTTCCTCCAGTAAGGTTAAACATCTCTACTGGCTGTCAGAAAATGCTGAA
This genomic window contains:
- a CDS encoding response regulator → MEKITVKPKKILVVDDDRNVLFLISELLSRDNYEVIQASDGLAALNQIRQLLPELAVLDVMMPGLDGFELCRRIKNDPLTMGIKVIMVTAKTSGKDIETGLLAGADHYITKPFKMAELSDKIRELIG